A region of Sphingobium baderi DNA encodes the following proteins:
- a CDS encoding valine--tRNA ligase, whose translation MTELPKTFDPAAIESRWYAHWESNGLFRPERPDAEPFTIVNPPPNVTGSLHIGHALDNTLQDIVIRYERLRGKDALWVVGTDHAGIATQMVVERQLNAAGSKRTDFTREDFVAKVWEWKAESGGAITGQLRRLGCSMDWANERFTMDEGFSRAVIKTFVELHKRGLLYRDKRLVNWDPHFRSAISDLEVETKETNGGFWRFRYPLADGVTLADGSDHIVVATTRPETMLADMAVAVHPDDPRYKNVIGKDILQPITGRRFRVVADEHADPELGSGAVKITPGHDFNDFEVGKRAGMKAADMLNMFDADANVIQTADGLIPDRFLGLHRFRRDGVDGARELVVAEMKGLGLLVPHVTKNKDDEPQEVDFEPRTIQTPYGDRSGVVIEPWLTDQWYVDAEKLAVAPMQAVRDGRIEIVPKTWEKTFFNWMENIQPWCVSRQLWWGHQIPAWYDEDGNPYVAETEEEAQTLAGNKKLARDPDVLDTWFSSALWPFGTLGWPEQTETLARHYPNDLLISGFDILFFWDARMAMQGLEFMGDVPWRKLYLHGLVRAADGQKMSKSKGNVVDPLGLIDTFGADALRFFMAAMESQGRDVKMDEKRVEGYRNFATKLWNAARFLQANGVGASASHEAPSAQAPVNRWIVAETVATVQAIDAAMKELRFDAAANAIYHFIWDQFCDWYIELSKGQMDEETRAVAGWAFDQILVMLHPFMPFITEELWHAMGARQNDLIVAQWPQALHAVDGEAQSEIDWLIRLVSAIRAARTELNVPPGAKMKALVRDASEETRRRLDRQGAALARLARVESLSFGDVVEGGAAQIVVDEATFILPLEGVIDIAAEKARLAKALEAVEKERNSLAGRLGNASFVEKAKPEAVAKAREDHAEKSAEAEKLKAALERLG comes from the coding sequence ATGACTGAACTGCCTAAGACCTTCGACCCCGCCGCAATCGAATCCCGCTGGTATGCCCATTGGGAGAGCAATGGCCTGTTCCGCCCGGAACGGCCCGACGCAGAACCCTTCACCATCGTGAATCCGCCGCCGAACGTGACCGGCAGCCTGCATATCGGCCATGCGCTCGACAATACGTTGCAGGACATCGTGATCCGTTACGAGCGGCTGCGCGGCAAGGATGCGCTGTGGGTCGTGGGGACCGACCATGCGGGCATTGCGACGCAGATGGTGGTGGAGCGGCAATTGAACGCCGCCGGGAGCAAGCGCACGGACTTCACCCGCGAGGATTTCGTCGCGAAGGTGTGGGAATGGAAGGCGGAGAGCGGCGGCGCGATCACCGGCCAGCTTCGGCGGCTGGGCTGCTCGATGGACTGGGCCAATGAGCGCTTCACCATGGATGAGGGCTTTTCGCGGGCCGTCATCAAGACGTTCGTGGAACTGCACAAGCGCGGCCTGCTCTATCGCGACAAGCGGCTGGTGAACTGGGACCCGCATTTCCGCTCCGCCATCTCCGACCTTGAGGTCGAGACGAAGGAAACGAATGGAGGCTTCTGGCGGTTCAGATACCCGCTGGCGGACGGAGTGACGCTGGCCGATGGGTCGGATCATATCGTTGTCGCCACCACCCGCCCGGAAACGATGCTGGCCGACATGGCGGTGGCCGTGCATCCCGACGATCCGCGCTACAAGAATGTGATCGGCAAGGACATTCTCCAACCCATCACCGGCCGCCGCTTCAGGGTGGTGGCGGACGAACATGCCGACCCGGAACTGGGATCTGGCGCGGTCAAGATCACGCCCGGCCATGACTTCAACGATTTCGAGGTTGGCAAGCGCGCGGGGATGAAGGCCGCCGACATGCTCAACATGTTCGATGCCGACGCCAATGTGATCCAGACGGCGGACGGCCTGATCCCGGATCGCTTCCTTGGCCTGCACCGTTTCCGCAGGGATGGCGTCGACGGCGCGCGCGAACTGGTGGTCGCGGAGATGAAGGGGCTGGGCCTGCTGGTGCCGCATGTCACGAAGAACAAGGACGACGAACCGCAAGAGGTCGACTTCGAACCGCGCACGATCCAGACGCCCTATGGCGACCGTTCGGGCGTGGTGATCGAACCGTGGCTGACTGACCAATGGTATGTCGACGCCGAAAAGCTCGCCGTCGCGCCGATGCAGGCGGTGCGCGACGGGCGGATCGAGATCGTTCCCAAGACGTGGGAAAAAACCTTCTTCAACTGGATGGAAAACATCCAGCCCTGGTGCGTCTCCCGCCAGCTCTGGTGGGGGCACCAGATTCCGGCATGGTATGACGAGGACGGCAATCCCTACGTCGCCGAGACGGAGGAAGAGGCGCAAACTCTTGCGGGCAACAAGAAACTGGCCCGCGATCCCGACGTGCTCGACACATGGTTTTCCTCCGCGCTCTGGCCTTTCGGCACGCTGGGCTGGCCTGAACAGACCGAAACGCTCGCCAGGCATTATCCCAACGACCTGCTGATTTCGGGCTTCGACATCCTCTTCTTCTGGGATGCGCGCATGGCGATGCAGGGGCTGGAGTTCATGGGCGACGTGCCTTGGCGCAAGCTTTATCTGCATGGACTGGTGCGCGCCGCGGACGGGCAGAAAATGTCCAAGTCCAAGGGCAATGTCGTCGATCCGCTCGGTTTGATCGACACGTTCGGTGCGGACGCGCTGCGCTTCTTCATGGCGGCCATGGAAAGCCAGGGCCGCGACGTGAAAATGGATGAGAAGCGCGTTGAGGGTTATCGCAATTTCGCGACGAAGCTGTGGAACGCCGCCCGCTTCCTGCAAGCCAATGGCGTGGGCGCATCCGCCAGCCATGAAGCGCCGTCGGCGCAGGCGCCGGTCAATCGCTGGATTGTCGCGGAGACGGTTGCGACGGTGCAGGCGATCGACGCCGCGATGAAGGAACTGCGCTTCGACGCGGCGGCAAACGCCATCTACCACTTCATCTGGGACCAGTTCTGCGACTGGTATATCGAACTTTCCAAAGGCCAGATGGATGAGGAAACCCGCGCCGTCGCGGGCTGGGCTTTCGACCAGATCCTCGTCATGCTGCACCCCTTCATGCCCTTCATTACCGAAGAGTTATGGCATGCGATGGGCGCCCGTCAGAATGACCTGATCGTCGCCCAATGGCCGCAGGCGCTTCACGCCGTGGACGGCGAGGCGCAGTCGGAGATCGACTGGCTGATCCGGTTGGTGAGCGCCATTCGTGCGGCGCGGACCGAACTCAACGTGCCACCCGGCGCGAAGATGAAAGCGCTGGTGCGCGATGCTTCGGAAGAAACACGGCGGCGGCTCGACCGGCAGGGCGCGGCATTGGCGCGGCTGGCACGGGTGGAAAGCCTGTCCTTCGGCGATGTCGTCGAGGGCGGCGCGGCGCAGATCGTGGTCGACGAGGCGACCTTCATCCTTCCGCTGGAAGGCGTGATCGACATTGCGGCGGAAAAGGCGCGCCTTGCCAAGGCGCTTGAGGCAGTGGAAAAAGAGCGCAACTCGCTGGCAGGGCGGCTTGGCAATGCGAGTTTCGTCGAAAAGGCGAAGCCCGAAGCCGTCGCCAAGGCGCGCGAAGATCATGCGGAAAAAAGCGCCGAAGCGGAAAAGCTGAAAGCGGCACTGGAACGGCTCGGCTGA
- a CDS encoding MATE family efflux transporter, protein MAAATAGKGGKDLIRGPIASTLLLFAIPTLASNVLQSLNGSINAIWVGRFLGAQALAATANANIIMFLMFSVVFGFGMASTVMVAQAMGAGNMDAARRAFGSAIGFCFVLAMVVAVGGWLGGPALLRLLATPPEAFDLALIYLRVIFVAMPATLLSVMMMMGLRGTGDARTPLIFMIVSVAIDLVLNPVLILGLGPIPALGIGGSAAATAIAGFASLIGLVCYSYAKDLPLCLKGREIAYLRPAWAEVRVMLGKGLPMGLQMIVMSASGLVMIGLVNREGFLITAAYGAAQQIWTYLQMPAMAIGAAVSAMAAQNIGAGRWDRIGRIAGYGILYLLAITGAMIAVILLFHEPLLALFLGSNEAASAAAWEMQLRASWSFMLFGLVMILFGVMRANGVVVRPLLILIFTLFGVRLGFYYWAYPHIGANALWYSFPVGSSVALALAAAVYLHGGWRKAKLIVPLHEEECRESVHAESEPAGRIAPAG, encoded by the coding sequence ATGGCGGCAGCAACCGCGGGCAAGGGTGGCAAAGACCTGATTCGGGGACCGATAGCATCGACCCTGTTGTTGTTCGCCATTCCGACGCTCGCCTCCAACGTGCTCCAGTCGCTGAACGGATCGATCAACGCTATCTGGGTCGGCCGCTTCCTGGGCGCGCAGGCGCTGGCGGCGACGGCTAATGCGAACATCATCATGTTCCTGATGTTCTCCGTGGTGTTTGGCTTTGGCATGGCCTCCACGGTGATGGTCGCGCAGGCCATGGGTGCGGGCAATATGGACGCGGCGCGGCGAGCCTTCGGATCGGCGATCGGCTTCTGCTTCGTGCTGGCGATGGTGGTTGCGGTCGGCGGGTGGCTTGGCGGCCCCGCCTTGCTGCGCCTGCTCGCAACGCCGCCGGAGGCGTTTGACCTCGCCCTCATCTATCTTCGCGTCATCTTCGTGGCGATGCCGGCGACATTGCTCAGCGTCATGATGATGATGGGCCTGCGGGGCACGGGTGATGCGCGCACGCCGCTGATCTTCATGATCGTCAGCGTGGCTATCGACCTGGTGCTCAATCCCGTGTTGATTCTGGGGCTGGGGCCGATTCCGGCGCTGGGCATCGGCGGATCGGCTGCGGCCACGGCGATTGCGGGCTTTGCCAGCCTGATCGGTCTTGTCTGCTATAGCTATGCCAAGGACTTGCCATTGTGTCTGAAAGGGCGCGAAATCGCCTATCTGCGTCCGGCGTGGGCGGAGGTGCGGGTGATGCTGGGCAAGGGGCTGCCCATGGGATTGCAGATGATCGTCATGTCCGCCTCCGGCCTCGTGATGATCGGTCTCGTCAATCGCGAAGGGTTCCTCATCACCGCGGCCTATGGCGCGGCCCAGCAGATCTGGACCTATCTCCAGATGCCCGCCATGGCCATAGGTGCGGCGGTCAGCGCCATGGCGGCGCAGAATATCGGCGCGGGACGGTGGGACAGGATCGGCCGGATCGCCGGTTACGGCATACTCTATCTGCTTGCGATCACCGGCGCGATGATTGCCGTGATCCTGCTGTTCCACGAACCCTTGCTGGCCCTGTTCCTCGGCAGCAACGAAGCTGCCAGCGCTGCCGCATGGGAGATGCAGCTTCGCGCGAGCTGGAGCTTCATGCTGTTCGGGCTGGTCATGATCCTGTTCGGCGTGATGCGCGCCAATGGCGTGGTGGTGCGTCCGCTGCTGATCCTGATCTTCACCCTGTTCGGTGTTCGGCTGGGCTTCTATTATTGGGCCTATCCGCATATCGGCGCGAATGCGCTGTGGTACAGTTTCCCGGTGGGATCGAGCGTGGCGCTGGCGCTGGCGGCCGCCGTCTACCTGCACGGGGGATGGCGCAAGGCCAAGCTGATCGTGCCGCTGCACGAAGAGGAATGCCGCGAATCCGTCCATGCCGAAAGCGAACCGGCCGGACGCATCGCGCCAGCCGGATAA
- a CDS encoding ATP-binding protein: MNYMSDAVHFKPAAAPVPLSLVGPIGMVFETAGSSSKIILDAVRLEQLGEHDDPCIATAGQVGSQVKMRVGQSWLIASIRAMALDRANDGTIIADIDFLGEGEEEPVTRCIHHFRRGVTRYPRPGAEIHPVSSEDMRQIYAADDKPHVQIGTVYPTADTRAALYVDSMLGKHFALLGSTGTGKSTSAALILHRICDLSPQGHIVMIDPHGEYGAAFARNGAVFDVNNLALPYWLMNFEEHCEVFVTSQGSERTVDSDILAKCLLAARSKNRLAESIGRLTVDSPIPYLLSDLTNILQNEMGKLEKGTGTLPYMRLKTKIDEIRSDPRYSFMFSGMLVADTMQDFLAKIFRLPSGGKPISIIDVSAMPSDITSVVVSVLSRLVFDYALWARDEPQRPILLVCEEAHRYIPSTTAGSGQAVRRILERIAKEGRKYGVSLGLITQRPSDLAEGVLSQCGTIISMRLNNDRDQAFVKAAMPEGARGFLDSIPALRNREAIICGEGVAVPIRVALDTLEEERRPASGDPSFTEQWRETGGEADILDRTITRWRSQGR; this comes from the coding sequence ATGAACTACATGTCAGACGCAGTTCATTTCAAACCGGCCGCTGCGCCTGTGCCCCTCTCCCTCGTCGGACCGATCGGAATGGTGTTCGAAACGGCCGGATCAAGCTCCAAAATCATCCTCGACGCCGTTCGCCTGGAACAGTTGGGCGAACATGACGATCCCTGCATCGCAACTGCGGGGCAGGTCGGCAGCCAGGTGAAGATGCGCGTCGGCCAGAGCTGGCTGATCGCCAGCATCCGCGCCATGGCGCTGGATCGCGCCAATGATGGCACCATCATCGCCGACATCGACTTTCTGGGCGAGGGCGAGGAAGAACCGGTCACCCGCTGCATCCACCATTTCCGTCGCGGCGTGACCCGCTACCCCCGGCCTGGCGCAGAAATCCATCCGGTTTCCAGCGAAGATATGCGGCAAATCTACGCCGCCGACGACAAGCCGCATGTGCAGATCGGCACGGTCTATCCCACCGCAGACACGCGCGCCGCGCTATATGTCGATTCGATGCTGGGCAAGCATTTCGCGCTGCTGGGTTCCACCGGCACCGGCAAGTCGACCAGCGCCGCACTGATCCTTCACCGTATCTGCGACCTTTCGCCGCAGGGCCATATCGTCATGATCGATCCCCATGGCGAATATGGCGCCGCCTTTGCCCGCAACGGCGCCGTGTTCGATGTCAACAATCTGGCGCTGCCCTATTGGCTCATGAATTTCGAAGAGCATTGCGAGGTGTTCGTGACGTCGCAGGGGTCCGAGCGGACGGTGGACAGCGACATCCTCGCCAAATGCCTGCTCGCCGCGCGCTCGAAGAACCGGCTTGCCGAAAGCATCGGTCGCCTGACGGTCGATTCCCCCATCCCCTATCTGCTGTCGGACCTCACCAACATCCTGCAGAATGAAATGGGCAAGCTGGAAAAGGGCACCGGCACCCTGCCCTATATGCGGCTCAAGACCAAGATCGACGAAATCCGGTCGGACCCGCGCTATTCCTTCATGTTCTCGGGCATGCTGGTGGCGGACACCATGCAGGACTTCCTCGCGAAGATTTTCCGCCTGCCTTCCGGCGGCAAGCCGATCTCCATCATCGACGTGTCGGCCATGCCCTCCGACATCACATCCGTCGTCGTGTCGGTATTGTCGCGACTGGTGTTCGACTATGCGCTCTGGGCGCGGGATGAGCCCCAGCGGCCCATCCTCCTCGTCTGCGAGGAAGCGCATCGATACATCCCCAGCACCACGGCGGGATCGGGTCAGGCCGTCCGCCGCATACTGGAGCGGATCGCCAAGGAAGGCCGCAAATATGGCGTGTCGCTGGGCCTTATCACGCAGCGCCCATCAGACCTGGCCGAAGGCGTGCTTTCGCAGTGCGGCACGATCATTTCGATGCGCCTCAACAATGATCGCGACCAGGCATTCGTGAAGGCCGCCATGCCGGAGGGCGCGCGCGGTTTCCTCGATTCGATCCCTGCGCTCCGCAATCGCGAGGCGATCATCTGTGGCGAAGGCGTCGCCGTACCGATCCGCGTCGCGCTCGACACGCTGGAGGAGGAGCGGCGGCCCGCTTCAGGCGACCCCAGCTTCACGGAACAATGGCGCGAAACAGGCGGCGAGGCCGACATTCTCGACCGCACCATCACACGCTGGCGCTCTCAGGGACGCTGA
- a CDS encoding acyltransferase family protein: MNPARQSDAISIARVLCILGVVYVHAWTGLSGADLAQLRGTPQESLRWVLMEIFGHSAVPLLGLISGWLVSGSSRTRDWSSHIGRKAQTILLPMLTWNALGILLVSGAAFLFHMLAPVPHSAEWIVQELFIVSRNPDINVQMPFLRDLFLCMLAAPLLVRLPGWLLVTVAGMALACQISGLGPPVLMRPSILFFFVIGMLARRGTLADRTAALPFAVAAAPFLLLMSFQLLLILPPGPDPSGVPGATLDMAVRIAAALFFWRLSWALADSPARGLLLKIEPYAFLLFCVHLILIWLGGPLLGMLFGKLGSPLYPVYLIAQPFLVLAAVVLLGTLLSRMAPGVAAFLSGGRLREA; this comes from the coding sequence ATGAACCCCGCGCGCCAGTCGGATGCCATCTCCATTGCCCGCGTCCTGTGCATATTGGGTGTGGTCTATGTGCATGCCTGGACGGGGCTGAGCGGCGCTGATCTGGCGCAGCTTCGCGGCACGCCGCAGGAAAGCCTCCGCTGGGTGCTTATGGAGATTTTCGGCCATAGCGCCGTACCCTTGCTCGGGCTGATTTCCGGCTGGCTGGTGAGCGGTTCGTCCCGTACGCGGGACTGGAGCAGCCATATCGGCCGCAAGGCGCAAACCATATTGCTGCCCATGCTGACATGGAATGCGCTGGGCATCCTACTGGTGTCCGGCGCGGCATTCCTGTTCCACATGCTCGCGCCCGTGCCGCATTCGGCGGAATGGATCGTGCAGGAACTCTTCATCGTCAGCCGCAATCCCGACATCAATGTGCAGATGCCTTTCCTGCGCGATCTCTTCCTGTGCATGCTGGCGGCACCCCTGCTGGTGCGATTGCCGGGCTGGTTGCTGGTGACGGTGGCGGGCATGGCGCTCGCCTGCCAGATCAGCGGGCTGGGGCCGCCCGTGCTGATGCGGCCGTCGATCCTGTTCTTTTTCGTCATCGGCATGCTGGCGCGGCGCGGAACGCTGGCGGACCGGACGGCGGCGCTGCCTTTTGCGGTGGCCGCCGCGCCCTTCCTCCTGCTCATGTCGTTTCAGCTCCTGCTGATCCTGCCCCCCGGTCCCGATCCGTCCGGGGTGCCGGGCGCGACGCTCGACATGGCGGTGCGGATCGCCGCGGCCCTGTTCTTCTGGCGGCTGTCCTGGGCACTGGCCGACAGTCCGGCGCGGGGCTTGCTGCTGAAGATCGAGCCCTATGCCTTTCTGCTGTTTTGCGTGCACCTGATCCTGATTTGGCTGGGCGGCCCGTTGCTGGGCATGTTGTTCGGGAAGCTGGGTTCGCCCCTCTATCCGGTCTACCTGATCGCGCAGCCGTTCCTCGTCCTTGCGGCGGTGGTCTTGCTGGGCACGCTGCTCAGCCGGATGGCGCCGGGCGTTGCCGCGTTCCTGAGCGGCGGACGGTTGCGCGAGGCGTAA
- a CDS encoding LLM class flavin-dependent oxidoreductase, which translates to MTLLSLLDLVPVTEGSDASTALSHAAALAAHAEELGYHRYWVAEHHGMVGIASAATAVVLAHAGHATSTIRIGAGGIMLPNHAPLLIAEQFGTLAALFPGRVDLGLGRAPGSDQRVAQAMRRTLTGGPDQFPRDVMELQAFFADDPRLGIQATPGAGADVPLWILGSSLFGAQLAAALGLPYAFASHFAPAALDEAIALYRSEFRPSAQLDRPYVMAGFNVFAADTMDEAQWIATSMQQSFVSLRFGQPGKLQPPVRDYYETLPIQARKMLDKVLSASSIGTQADVERDLAAFIDRTGADEIIVSGQIFDAAARQHSFAIAMAAAQAINAREPA; encoded by the coding sequence ATGACCCTTCTTTCCCTGCTCGATCTCGTCCCTGTCACTGAAGGCAGCGACGCTTCCACCGCCCTCTCCCACGCTGCCGCACTAGCCGCCCATGCAGAGGAGCTGGGCTATCACCGTTATTGGGTGGCTGAACATCATGGCATGGTGGGCATCGCTTCGGCGGCCACAGCCGTTGTGCTGGCCCATGCCGGTCATGCGACATCGACCATCCGTATCGGCGCGGGCGGCATCATGCTGCCCAATCATGCGCCGCTCCTGATCGCCGAGCAATTTGGCACATTAGCCGCCCTGTTTCCCGGACGGGTGGATTTGGGCCTTGGCCGCGCGCCGGGATCGGACCAGCGTGTCGCGCAGGCGATGCGGCGGACATTGACGGGCGGGCCGGACCAGTTCCCTCGCGACGTCATGGAACTTCAGGCCTTTTTCGCGGACGATCCGCGCCTGGGCATTCAGGCGACGCCGGGCGCGGGCGCGGATGTGCCGCTCTGGATATTGGGGTCGAGCCTGTTCGGGGCACAATTGGCTGCCGCGTTGGGTTTGCCCTATGCCTTTGCCTCCCATTTCGCACCCGCCGCGCTGGATGAGGCGATCGCCCTCTACCGCAGCGAATTTCGTCCCTCGGCGCAGCTTGACCGGCCTTATGTCATGGCCGGATTCAATGTCTTTGCGGCGGACACGATGGACGAAGCCCAGTGGATCGCCACGTCGATGCAGCAGAGTTTCGTCAGCCTCCGCTTCGGCCAGCCCGGCAAGTTGCAGCCGCCCGTGCGCGATTATTATGAAACGCTGCCCATTCAGGCCCGCAAGATGCTGGACAAGGTGCTCAGCGCTTCCAGCATCGGCACGCAGGCCGATGTGGAGCGCGACCTGGCCGCCTTCATCGACCGCACCGGCGCCGATGAAATCATCGTCAGCGGACAGATTTTCGACGCGGCAGCCCGCCAGCACAGCTTCGCCATCGCCATGGCCGCCGCACAGGCGATCAACGCCCGCGAGCCGGCCTGA
- a CDS encoding Hpt domain-containing protein, producing MPHGNAELVNWQEFKRTRAELATAFMRILGYFREDGEKAIGLIEQAFRDRNAAALVAPAHKLKGEAAQFGAHRLSFMAEQIEMVARRCVECHESPEELIEIVVALRPCFAETLALLDREANPLAVRKPAAFGRRAASATAGFGRAV from the coding sequence GTGCCCCACGGCAATGCCGAATTGGTGAACTGGCAGGAATTTAAGCGGACCCGAGCCGAACTGGCCACGGCGTTCATGCGGATTCTGGGCTATTTTCGCGAGGATGGCGAAAAGGCGATCGGCCTGATCGAACAAGCCTTTCGCGACCGCAACGCCGCCGCCCTCGTGGCTCCCGCCCACAAGCTGAAAGGGGAAGCCGCCCAATTCGGCGCCCATCGGTTGAGCTTCATGGCGGAACAGATCGAAATGGTCGCCCGCCGCTGCGTCGAATGTCATGAAAGCCCGGAAGAACTGATCGAGATCGTGGTCGCCCTGCGTCCATGTTTCGCCGAAACGCTCGCACTGCTGGACCGGGAAGCCAATCCGCTGGCCGTGCGGAAACCAGCCGCTTTCGGCCGCCGCGCGGCAAGCGCGACAGCCGGATTTGGCCGGGCGGTGTGA
- a CDS encoding sulfurtransferase TusA family protein — MPANSAAPTHVNARGMKCPWPALRAARAMRDADAIIIEADDPIAPGELEALAREQGWAFATMDGGCFSIVRHRETGSRP, encoded by the coding sequence ATGCCAGCAAATAGCGCCGCGCCGACCCATGTGAACGCGCGGGGCATGAAATGCCCATGGCCCGCGTTGCGCGCCGCCCGCGCCATGCGGGACGCCGATGCGATCATCATCGAAGCCGACGACCCCATCGCGCCGGGCGAACTGGAAGCGTTGGCGCGGGAACAGGGCTGGGCCTTCGCGACGATGGATGGCGGATGCTTTTCGATCGTCCGGCACCGGGAGACAGGTTCGCGCCCTTAA
- the der gene encoding ribosome biogenesis GTPase Der: MLPTVAIVGRPNVGKSTLFNRLVGKKLALVDDQPGVTRDRREGEAHLLGLDFTIIDTAGYEEEDPQTLPGRMRMQTQAAVQNCDVALFLIDARAGITPLDEEIARWLRESPAPVVLVANKAEGKAADPGVMEAFSLGLGEPIPFSAEHGQGLADLFQALLPHLEREDGEEHEKEFYEDDESAPLKLAIVGRPNAGKSTLINRLLGENRLLTGPEAGITRDSIAVDWAWTNADGEERPVRLIDTAGMRKRAKVQDKLEKLAVSDGLNAVNFAEVVVLLLDATRGLEAQDLRIADKVLEEGRALVIALNKWDTVEHGSALYQGIKQALSDGLAQVRGVPIMTVSAATGKGLDDLIRVAFETRTSWSQRVSTGILNRWFERALEANPPPAPGGKRIKLRYITQNKTRPPTFVLFGTRLDELPESYRRYLVNGIRKELGFGAVPVRLTLRSAKNPYASK; this comes from the coding sequence ATGCTGCCCACAGTTGCTATTGTCGGGCGGCCCAATGTGGGCAAGTCCACCCTCTTCAACCGGCTCGTCGGAAAGAAACTGGCGCTGGTCGACGACCAGCCCGGCGTCACGCGCGACCGGCGGGAGGGGGAGGCGCATCTCCTCGGCCTCGACTTCACGATCATCGACACGGCGGGGTATGAGGAAGAAGACCCCCAGACCCTGCCCGGCCGGATGCGGATGCAAACGCAGGCGGCGGTCCAGAATTGCGATGTCGCCCTGTTCCTGATCGACGCGCGCGCGGGCATTACCCCGCTGGACGAGGAAATCGCCCGCTGGCTGCGCGAAAGTCCTGCGCCCGTCGTGCTGGTGGCCAACAAGGCGGAAGGCAAGGCGGCCGATCCGGGCGTCATGGAAGCCTTCAGCCTCGGCCTGGGCGAACCCATTCCTTTCTCCGCCGAACATGGGCAGGGCCTTGCGGACCTGTTCCAGGCGCTCCTCCCCCATCTCGAACGCGAGGATGGCGAGGAGCATGAGAAGGAATTTTACGAGGACGATGAAAGCGCACCGCTCAAACTCGCCATCGTCGGCCGTCCCAATGCGGGCAAGTCCACGCTCATCAACCGGCTGCTGGGCGAAAACCGCCTGCTGACCGGCCCGGAAGCAGGGATCACCCGTGACAGTATCGCCGTAGATTGGGCGTGGACCAACGCCGATGGTGAAGAGCGACCCGTCCGCCTGATCGACACCGCCGGGATGCGGAAACGCGCCAAGGTGCAGGACAAGCTGGAAAAGCTCGCCGTGTCGGACGGCCTCAACGCCGTCAACTTCGCGGAGGTCGTCGTGCTGCTGCTCGACGCCACGCGAGGGCTGGAAGCGCAGGATCTTCGCATCGCCGACAAGGTGCTGGAGGAAGGGCGCGCGCTCGTCATCGCGCTCAATAAATGGGACACGGTGGAACATGGCTCGGCGCTCTATCAGGGCATCAAGCAGGCGCTGTCCGATGGCCTGGCGCAGGTGCGCGGCGTGCCGATCATGACCGTATCCGCCGCGACCGGCAAAGGACTGGACGACCTCATCCGCGTCGCCTTCGAAACGCGCACCTCATGGTCGCAGCGCGTGTCGACCGGCATCCTCAACCGCTGGTTCGAACGGGCGCTGGAAGCCAACCCGCCCCCTGCCCCCGGCGGCAAGCGGATCAAGCTGCGCTACATCACCCAGAACAAGACGCGGCCACCGACCTTCGTGCTGTTCGGAACGCGGCTGGATGAACTGCCGGAAAGCTATCGCCGCTATCTGGTGAACGGCATCCGCAAGGAACTGGGCTTCGGTGCGGTGCCGGTGCGTTTGACGCTGCGGAGCGCCAAGAACCCTTATGCCAGCAAATAG